The DNA sequence TTGAACTTGGGCAATGCCTTGCGCGCGGGGAGGGCCTTCTCGAGCAACGGGATGTTCTCAACCGGAATAGTGTTGGGGAATTCGACAGTGAGACGGACATAAAGGTCACCGAGCTCATGGTGTCGGTAAGAAGGCATACCCTGGCCGGAGATAATCTTGAGCGCGTCTAGCGTTAGGAACAAAGGTCAGTGCGCATCCTCTTTGAAgtgaaaaaagaaaacggAAACTGAAACTCACCAGGCTTGATAACCTCTCCAGGGACAATGGTGACGTGCAAAGCATGCTCATCAAGGTGTTCAATGGCAAAGTCACCACCAGCCAAAGCAGTGAGGAGGTCAATCTTGGCGTTGTAGAACAAATCGtcacccttcctctcgAATCGAGGGTGAGGCTTCTCCTCAATAACGATAATAACATCACCAGGAATGGTACCAGGTTGTTGGTCGGATTCGCCAGCAAATTTGATTTGCTGACCACCCTTCATACCCTTGTCGATGTGAACCTCAAGCACCTTCCTTTCCTGATTGGTCTTCTTGCCGCTACAGGTCTTACATCTGTCCTTGGGGTTCATCATCTCACCAGTACCCTCACACTCGGTACAGGGTTGCTGGATTTGCTGCATCATAGGGCCAAGCTGACGGAGCATGACCTTGACACCTCGACCTTGACAGCCGGTACAGGTCTGAACAGCGCCCTGCTTGCCACCTCGGCCATCACAGGTCTTACAGATAACAGACTTGGAAAGAGCGAGCTTCTGGACCTTGCCCTTGTAGAGGTCTTCAAGGGAAACGGAGATTCGGTGAACGAGGTCTCGGCCACGTCGGGGACCGCTGCTTCGTCCGCCACCTGTATTCCACGTGGTTAGCATTGGCACAAACTCTTTTGGTTGACCGAcgtaccaccaccaccgaagaaaccaccaccgccaccgAACAGCTGGCTGAAAAGATCTTGAGGATCAACGCCACC is a window from the Cryptococcus neoformans var. neoformans JEC21 chromosome 2 sequence genome containing:
- a CDS encoding chaperone regulator, putative encodes the protein MVKETKYYDLLGVKPDADANDIKKAYRKSALRHHPDKGGDPELFKEMTHAYEVLSDDQQRSLYDQLGEAGLKEGGMGGGVDPQDLFSQLFGGGGGFFGGGGGGRSSGPRRGRDLVHRISVSLEDLYKGKVQKLALSKSVICKTCDGRGGKQGAVQTCTGCQGRGVKVMLRQLGPMMQQIQQPCTECEGTGEMMNPKDRCKTCSGKKTNQERKVLEVHIDKGMKGGQQIKFAGESDQQPGTIPGDVIIVIEEKPHPRFERKGDDLFYNAKIDLLTALAGGDFAIEHLDEHALHVTIVPGEVIKPDALKIISGQGMPSYRHHELGDLYVRLTVEFPNTIPVENIPLLEKALPARKALPKFNKKIHIDEVVLSEPNERHAKNAATGEDEEMDDEDDDGRPGVQCAQQ